In Hydrogenimonas thermophila, a genomic segment contains:
- the mrdA gene encoding penicillin-binding protein 2, with product MRTRIVFAFFLLVWIILLVRIYQISIKSNTYYETLAKQNIVKKEWILPVRGEILDVNGKPLAINKIGFQILIDPHLSSKKMLPELKKALNNIKEKFPDVNVTKLMRRYKRYDSPYRHEPIRMIKFLPYEKVLPHFTGLSRKPHITIKPTTKRYYPYGEITAHVVGYVGKANEKDINEDPVVKLIKVAGKSGLEKKYNVFLEGKPGYKNVKVSAFNKCIDTLEVIPPIEDRDLKLYLDIELQSYISNLFKGKAGVAIVMRTDGAIISAGSYPSFDPNIFVGGISRTAWKNLIDDLNHPFTNKFIHGLYPPGSIIKPGVAEAFLDSGKISPYTKFYCNGAVELGSHKFRCWKNVGHLKTDMVKAIRESCDVYFYKGSLLVGIDKIAADLRKMGLGVKTGIDMPNEFIGVVPDKSWKASKYRQPWYMGETLNASIGQGYVLITPMQAARYTALLAKGKLPVPRLVSYIGDKKVEPIIKDVLTPVQKKYLPNVQKSMYEVCNHPKGTATHYLKGIKLKIAGKTGTAQVIGIPQEEKRRMKEHELAYFHRSHAWMTTYGPYNDPQYVVTVLVEHGGHGGAATGKIIKNIYNWLVDHKYIK from the coding sequence GTGAGAACCCGTATTGTATTTGCATTTTTTCTTTTAGTTTGGATTATACTTCTTGTTAGAATTTATCAGATAAGTATTAAGTCAAATACATATTATGAAACATTGGCAAAACAAAATATTGTCAAAAAAGAGTGGATACTTCCGGTACGTGGAGAGATTTTAGATGTTAACGGTAAACCTTTGGCAATTAATAAAATAGGCTTTCAAATTTTAATAGATCCACATCTTAGTTCAAAAAAGATGTTGCCAGAACTAAAAAAAGCTCTTAATAATATAAAAGAGAAGTTTCCAGATGTAAATGTTACTAAGCTGATGCGTCGTTATAAACGTTATGATTCTCCATATAGGCATGAGCCAATAAGGATGATCAAATTTCTTCCATATGAAAAAGTTTTACCTCATTTTACTGGGTTGTCACGTAAACCTCATATTACAATCAAACCTACTACCAAACGATACTACCCATACGGAGAAATAACAGCTCACGTTGTTGGATATGTTGGAAAAGCAAATGAGAAGGATATAAACGAAGATCCTGTAGTTAAACTCATCAAAGTAGCAGGCAAAAGTGGATTGGAGAAAAAATATAATGTCTTTCTAGAAGGAAAGCCTGGTTATAAAAATGTTAAAGTAAGTGCTTTTAATAAGTGCATAGATACACTTGAAGTAATACCTCCTATTGAAGATAGAGATTTAAAACTGTATCTTGACATAGAGTTGCAGTCATATATCTCTAATTTATTTAAAGGCAAGGCTGGTGTAGCCATTGTGATGCGGACAGATGGAGCCATTATCAGTGCAGGAAGTTATCCATCATTTGATCCAAATATTTTTGTAGGTGGAATAAGCCGAACAGCATGGAAAAACCTTATTGATGATTTGAATCACCCATTTACTAACAAGTTCATTCATGGGCTTTATCCACCAGGATCTATTATAAAACCTGGAGTTGCAGAGGCGTTCCTTGATAGTGGAAAAATTTCACCATATACAAAATTCTATTGTAATGGAGCAGTAGAGTTAGGGAGTCATAAATTTCGTTGCTGGAAAAATGTGGGGCATTTAAAAACTGATATGGTTAAAGCCATTAGAGAGAGTTGTGATGTATATTTTTATAAAGGCAGTCTGCTTGTTGGTATCGATAAGATTGCAGCTGACTTAAGAAAAATGGGTCTTGGTGTAAAAACTGGAATTGATATGCCAAATGAATTTATTGGTGTAGTGCCTGACAAATCTTGGAAAGCCTCTAAATACAGACAGCCGTGGTATATGGGTGAAACTTTAAATGCTTCTATTGGACAAGGATATGTACTTATAACACCTATGCAAGCAGCAAGATATACTGCACTTTTGGCAAAAGGCAAGCTACCTGTACCAAGATTGGTTTCATATATAGGAGATAAAAAGGTTGAACCTATTATAAAAGATGTTTTAACTCCTGTACAGAAAAAGTATTTGCCAAATGTTCAAAAATCAATGTATGAAGTTTGTAATCATCCAAAAGGTACAGCAACACACTATCTTAAAGGAATAAAACTAAAAATTGCAGGAAAAACAGGTACTGCACAGGTTATTGGAATTCCTCAGGAAGAGAAGAGGCGTATGAAAGAGCACGAGTTGGCTTATTTTCACCGTTCTCATGCATGGATGACAACATATGGACCATATAATGATCCACAATATGTTGTTACTGTTTTAGTTGAACATGGTGGACACGGTGGTGCTGCTACAGGAAAGATTATAAAAAATATATATAACTGGTTAGTTGATCATAAATATATAAAATAA
- a CDS encoding YkgJ family cysteine cluster protein, whose amino-acid sequence MHNYISIKDIDKELYFDNCSGCEISCCSGINFKLMPLILDDFIEVFNNFNIYFAKLGNEFVPVIQLAEENSACKYFKNNICTIYNKRPPGCRLYPISPYFDDILVDLSCKAVGNQGMFLASKNEISSNFYHKRLENFNKKREATINFTESIKDELILEKVLSNIELYIYKKNIDNFYIKLHKKSLQT is encoded by the coding sequence ATGCATAACTATATTTCTATAAAAGATATTGACAAAGAGCTCTATTTTGACAATTGTTCTGGATGTGAAATAAGTTGTTGCAGTGGCATAAATTTTAAACTTATGCCCCTGATTCTGGATGATTTCATAGAGGTGTTTAATAATTTTAATATCTACTTTGCAAAATTAGGCAATGAATTTGTGCCAGTTATTCAATTAGCAGAAGAAAATTCAGCATGTAAATATTTCAAAAACAATATATGCACTATCTATAACAAAAGACCTCCAGGGTGCAGACTCTACCCTATTTCTCCATATTTTGATGATATTTTAGTAGATCTATCTTGCAAAGCAGTTGGGAATCAAGGTATGTTTTTAGCTTCCAAAAATGAAATTTCATCCAATTTCTACCACAAAAGATTAGAAAACTTTAATAAAAAAAGAGAAGCAACCATAAATTTTACAGAAAGTATAAAAGATGAGCTAATTTTGGAAAAGGTTCTATCAAATATTGAGCTTTATATTTATAAAAAAAATATTGATAATTTTTATATTAAACTTCATAAAAAGAGCTTACAAACCTAA
- a CDS encoding sensor domain-containing diguanylate cyclase encodes MSIKLRIQLIILATIVIASFILLAISTLSINNLSEKNIEIYKADIIKNKKEMLYDNVTLAEEIIYSYYSELGEYGDHYLKKRVDILFNIIEEQFNKYKNKISKDEMKKLIINIVTSAKYDGNGYFWINDFNYKMIVNPVNKELNGKFLEDNQIAPYVKLAVDKLKNSSKDIVFDGYTFYSKDTKRYLYKRFVVKVFKPFNWIIGTEINPSKIEEKLKKEALKKISELRYGKNGYFWINDTTPKMIMHPFKLELNGQNLCKIKDPNGVYLFVEMVKVVSKMGEGIVEYHWPKPGADKPVMKISYVKIFKPWDWIIGAGVYTDDIESQVIKMKELSSKVVKSTIVKIVIISLIVAVLLLTIISFMVKYNIIHKIENEKKKIYSMAITDSLTGLYNRHYLNEISTPLFIKCQRYNYPISVAYLDIDHFKKVNDTYGHDKGDLVLQQFADIIKGLIRESDLIFRLGGEEFFIIMPYIDKESAYDIVKRIHQSVKKQGCIYLEKGKICYTFSAGVSDTIESDYSLDSLIKTADKKLYQAKTKGRDKIIF; translated from the coding sequence ATGTCTATAAAATTAAGAATACAACTTATTATTCTTGCAACTATTGTTATTGCTTCATTTATACTTTTGGCAATCAGTACTTTATCTATAAACAATTTATCAGAAAAGAATATTGAAATATATAAAGCAGATATTATAAAAAATAAAAAAGAGATGCTTTATGATAATGTTACTCTTGCTGAAGAGATTATTTACTCTTATTACTCAGAATTAGGAGAATATGGTGATCACTATTTGAAAAAAAGAGTTGATATTTTATTTAATATTATTGAGGAGCAATTTAATAAATATAAAAATAAGATAAGTAAAGATGAAATGAAAAAATTAATTATTAATATAGTTACATCTGCAAAATATGACGGTAATGGATACTTTTGGATAAATGATTTTAATTATAAAATGATTGTTAATCCTGTAAATAAAGAATTAAATGGCAAGTTTTTAGAAGATAATCAAATAGCTCCATATGTAAAACTTGCAGTAGATAAGTTAAAAAATAGTTCTAAAGATATAGTTTTTGATGGGTATACATTTTATTCTAAAGATACAAAAAGATACTTATATAAAAGGTTTGTAGTAAAAGTATTTAAACCATTTAATTGGATTATAGGAACAGAAATTAATCCAAGTAAAATAGAGGAAAAATTAAAAAAAGAGGCTCTCAAAAAAATTTCTGAATTAAGATATGGTAAAAATGGATATTTTTGGATAAATGATACAACTCCTAAAATGATAATGCATCCTTTTAAACTTGAGTTAAATGGACAAAATTTATGTAAAATCAAAGACCCAAATGGTGTATATCTTTTTGTTGAAATGGTAAAGGTAGTATCTAAGATGGGAGAAGGAATAGTTGAGTACCATTGGCCAAAACCAGGAGCTGATAAACCTGTTATGAAAATATCATATGTAAAAATTTTTAAACCATGGGATTGGATAATAGGAGCAGGTGTATATACTGATGATATTGAATCCCAAGTTATTAAAATGAAAGAATTAAGTTCAAAAGTAGTAAAAAGTACAATTGTAAAAATTGTTATTATATCTTTGATTGTTGCTGTTTTATTATTAACAATTATATCTTTTATGGTTAAATATAATATAATACATAAAATAGAGAATGAGAAGAAAAAAATATATTCTATGGCAATTACTGACAGTTTGACAGGATTGTATAATAGACACTATTTGAATGAAATTTCAACTCCATTATTTATAAAATGTCAGCGTTATAATTATCCTATCTCTGTTGCTTATCTTGATATAGACCATTTTAAAAAAGTAAATGATACATATGGTCATGATAAAGGGGATTTAGTATTACAACAGTTTGCTGATATTATTAAAGGTTTAATAAGAGAAAGTGATCTAATTTTTAGACTTGGAGGAGAAGAATTTTTTATTATAATGCCCTATATTGATAAAGAGAGTGCTTATGATATTGTTAAAAGAATACATCAATCTGTTAAAAAACAAGGTTGTATATATTTAGAAAAAGGAAAAATATGCTATACATTTAGCGCAGGTGTTTCTGACACTATAGAGAGTGATTACAGTCTTGATAGTTTAATTAAAACTGCTGACAAAAAATTGTATCAGGCAAAAACTAAGGGACGAGATAAAATTATTTTTTAA
- a CDS encoding calcium/sodium antiporter codes for MDFIIFIISMGALIWGADFIIKESERIALHFNISEFIIGATLIALGTSLPEMAASISASIKGQSDMAVANVLGSNIMNISLVLGLVFLIASKITPGRDLFFKDSAWLLFPVIIFPLMILDGHLSRLDGFLLFAMMGAYVMFLMQSNKSEQVIEIDEELKKEKFNWTKTIALLLVGFILVVIGADYAIESAANIAREFGISEWIIGLILIAFGTSLPELVVSIQAARQGKADMSIGNIIGSNMANTSVVLGSAAMTKPLAINLSSSSFDVFLMIGVTLMLVFITANKLYAKASGVMLLIVLAIFLQHALGA; via the coding sequence ATGGATTTTATCATTTTTATTATAAGTATGGGAGCACTTATATGGGGAGCTGACTTTATCATTAAAGAGTCTGAACGAATTGCTCTGCACTTTAATATAAGTGAATTTATAATCGGTGCTACACTAATAGCTCTTGGAACAAGTCTTCCTGAAATGGCTGCTAGTATAAGTGCAAGCATTAAAGGTCAAAGTGATATGGCCGTTGCAAATGTTCTTGGCTCAAATATAATGAATATATCACTAGTTCTTGGACTTGTCTTTTTAATTGCATCTAAAATTACACCAGGAAGAGACCTTTTTTTTAAAGATAGTGCCTGGCTTCTTTTCCCTGTTATAATTTTTCCATTAATGATTCTTGATGGACACCTTTCAAGATTGGATGGTTTTCTTCTATTTGCAATGATGGGCGCATATGTTATGTTTTTAATGCAATCAAATAAAAGTGAACAGGTAATTGAAATAGATGAAGAGCTAAAAAAGGAAAAATTTAACTGGACTAAAACAATAGCATTACTATTAGTAGGGTTTATTCTTGTTGTCATAGGAGCAGATTATGCAATAGAGAGTGCTGCAAATATTGCAAGAGAATTTGGCATAAGTGAATGGATTATTGGATTAATTCTTATCGCTTTTGGAACCAGTTTACCTGAACTTGTTGTCAGTATACAAGCTGCAAGACAAGGAAAAGCAGATATGAGTATAGGAAATATTATAGGCTCAAATATGGCAAACACATCTGTAGTACTTGGCTCAGCTGCTATGACAAAGCCCCTTGCAATAAATTTATCATCAAGCTCTTTTGATGTATTTTTAATGATAGGCGTTACCTTAATGCTTGTTTTTATAACTGCAAATAAGCTGTATGCAAAAGCTTCTGGAGTAATGCTTTTAATAGTACTTGCAATATTCTTGCAACATGCATTAGGGGCTTGA
- the ybeY gene encoding rRNA maturation RNase YbeY: MIEIINETDYQPNVNLLKTIAQYLTNRHIEVTLTNNATMREINREQRGIDAPTDVLSFPLEPVPYAPLGELVISVEYAKNQASLYQNSLDDEIALLFIHGLLHLLGYDHETDDGEMRQKEEDLIKHFGLPKSLIVRTEGES; encoded by the coding sequence ATGATTGAAATTATAAATGAAACAGATTACCAACCTAATGTAAACTTGCTAAAAACAATTGCACAATATCTTACTAATCGTCATATTGAAGTCACTTTGACCAATAATGCGACAATGCGAGAAATAAACAGAGAGCAGCGTGGGATTGATGCACCTACAGATGTATTGAGTTTTCCACTTGAACCTGTACCTTATGCTCCCTTAGGAGAACTTGTCATTAGCGTAGAGTATGCAAAAAATCAAGCAAGCCTATACCAAAACTCTCTTGATGATGAAATTGCCCTACTCTTTATTCATGGTCTTTTGCATCTTTTAGGTTACGATCATGAAACTGATGATGGAGAAATGAGACAAAAAGAGGAAGATCTTATAAAACATTTTGGACTGCCAAAGAGTCTAATAGTACGTACAGAAGGAGAATCTTAA
- the lptA gene encoding lipopolysaccharide transport periplasmic protein LptA, with amino-acid sequence MKKYLLLPLLAISTLFSSQQVEITADHFEASDVKKVTKFIGNVHMIKGVDELNASKVYVYFDANKKPIKYEAIGNVKFTITMNDGKKVYKGESGRLVYIPKTEIYELYENVKLFDTKLDRILIGEKVFVDKQSAKARVEGSKEKPVKFIFKIEENNASKNR; translated from the coding sequence TTGAAAAAGTATTTATTATTACCGCTTTTAGCTATTAGTACACTTTTCTCTTCTCAACAAGTTGAGATTACGGCAGATCATTTTGAAGCTAGTGATGTAAAAAAAGTTACAAAGTTTATTGGTAATGTTCATATGATAAAAGGTGTAGATGAGTTAAATGCATCTAAAGTTTATGTCTATTTTGATGCTAATAAAAAGCCTATAAAATATGAAGCAATCGGAAATGTTAAATTTACTATTACTATGAATGATGGTAAGAAGGTATATAAAGGAGAATCTGGACGACTTGTATACATCCCTAAAACAGAAATTTATGAACTTTATGAGAATGTCAAACTTTTTGATACCAAGTTGGATAGGATATTGATTGGGGAAAAGGTTTTTGTCGATAAGCAAAGCGCCAAAGCAAGAGTTGAGGGCAGTAAAGAGAAGCCTGTTAAATTTATATTTAAGATAGAAGAGAACAATGCCAGTAAGAATCGTTGA
- the lptC gene encoding LPS export ABC transporter periplasmic protein LptC, with translation MALNVKYFFITLLFGSIVAAVLLKPFETIKVKKENIPQLKFVSFESFEITKKGVESIGFGSEALKYEKRLTIKFPKFMRQTKKGIETVSANNGVIVEDSYVRLYDFVELSRDDNLTIKSSKMLYDMKTKLYSTEGNRFEAYYGKNVVTGESLKYYQKSGKIFADKIYAKIFEEDR, from the coding sequence GTGGCTTTAAATGTAAAGTATTTTTTTATTACACTATTGTTTGGGTCAATTGTAGCAGCTGTTTTGTTAAAGCCTTTTGAAACTATTAAAGTTAAAAAAGAGAATATCCCACAGCTTAAGTTTGTCTCTTTTGAAAGTTTTGAGATAACAAAAAAAGGGGTTGAGTCTATAGGTTTTGGAAGTGAAGCACTTAAATATGAGAAAAGACTTACTATCAAATTTCCAAAATTTATGAGACAAACCAAAAAAGGTATAGAGACAGTTTCTGCAAATAATGGTGTAATTGTTGAAGACTCTTATGTCAGGCTTTATGATTTTGTAGAGCTTAGTCGTGATGATAATTTGACAATAAAATCTTCAAAAATGCTATACGATATGAAAACAAAGCTCTATTCAACAGAAGGGAATAGATTTGAAGCCTATTATGGAAAAAATGTTGTAACTGGAGAGTCTCTGAAATATTATCAAAAAAGTGGTAAAATCTTTGCCGATAAAATATATGCAAAAATCTTTGAAGAGGATAGATAA
- a CDS encoding N-acetyltransferase — protein MQKLVKKEVEEGIILPRSDDEVATNIRSYIIARLKESKEIVGYVALHIHSQRLAEIRSLVVDAKCRNRAIGSNLVECAVEEGRKLGVEEVLTLTYMGSFFQKLGFVEIPKETIPEHKIWADCIKCKYFPVCNEISLVKKL, from the coding sequence ATGCAAAAACTTGTCAAAAAAGAGGTAGAAGAGGGCATTATACTACCTAGAAGTGATGATGAAGTAGCTACTAACATTCGTTCATATATTATTGCCAGATTGAAAGAGAGTAAAGAGATTGTTGGTTATGTTGCATTGCACATTCACTCTCAAAGATTGGCTGAAATTCGCAGTTTGGTTGTTGATGCAAAATGTAGAAACAGAGCAATAGGTTCAAATCTTGTTGAGTGTGCTGTTGAAGAGGGACGAAAACTTGGTGTTGAAGAGGTGTTAACTCTAACATATATGGGCAGTTTTTTTCAAAAGCTAGGGTTTGTTGAAATTCCAAAAGAGACAATTCCTGAGCATAAAATTTGGGCGGACTGCATCAAGTGCAAATATTTTCCTGTATGCAACGAGATATCTTTAGTCAAAAAACTTTAA
- a CDS encoding TRAP transporter substrate-binding protein encodes MKRRDFLKSAAVVGAAATLGGCTREQIEGKKSVNINRQRKVKLKLATSWPAHFPIMGTGVDRFAEMVKAMSGGSLEIKVYPKNILVPALAVFDATSRGQIDAFHSGPYYWKGKNPAFSLFSGLPLRMNANELNCWMNYGGGYELWRELYGKFNLYPFIGGNTGVQMGGWFRKPIEKLDDLKGLKMRIPGMGGEVMAKLGVNPILLPAGEIFTALERGTIDATEWVGPALDIRMGFYKVARYYYTGWHEPGSILELTFNKTRFNSLSSEHQAIIKYAAEALSSQMYHEFMDENSKALKKLKEMNIEIKDFPKEIIERAKKALVEVVEEQSKKSSDFKRVFDSMESYYKQIKPWSDISESKYLSIR; translated from the coding sequence ATGAAACGTAGAGATTTTTTAAAATCTGCCGCAGTAGTTGGAGCAGCTGCAACACTCGGTGGATGTACTAGAGAGCAGATAGAGGGTAAAAAGAGTGTCAATATAAACAGACAGCGTAAAGTCAAACTAAAACTTGCAACAAGTTGGCCGGCACACTTCCCAATTATGGGAACTGGTGTTGACCGTTTTGCTGAAATGGTTAAAGCTATGAGTGGCGGGAGTCTTGAGATTAAAGTATATCCTAAAAATATACTTGTTCCAGCTCTAGCTGTATTTGATGCAACAAGCAGAGGTCAGATTGATGCCTTCCACTCTGGTCCATACTACTGGAAAGGAAAAAATCCGGCATTCTCACTATTTAGTGGTTTGCCACTGCGTATGAATGCCAATGAGTTAAACTGCTGGATGAATTATGGTGGAGGTTATGAGCTATGGCGTGAACTTTATGGCAAATTCAATCTCTATCCATTTATAGGTGGCAATACAGGTGTGCAGATGGGAGGATGGTTTAGAAAACCCATTGAGAAACTTGACGACTTAAAAGGGCTTAAAATGCGCATTCCTGGAATGGGAGGAGAAGTTATGGCAAAACTAGGTGTTAACCCTATTCTCCTTCCAGCCGGTGAAATATTTACAGCATTAGAGCGTGGAACAATTGATGCAACTGAGTGGGTAGGACCTGCCCTTGATATTCGCATGGGCTTTTACAAAGTAGCACGCTACTACTATACTGGTTGGCATGAACCAGGCTCGATTCTTGAGCTAACATTTAATAAAACTCGTTTCAATAGCTTAAGCTCAGAGCATCAAGCAATCATTAAATATGCTGCTGAGGCACTAAGTTCTCAAATGTACCATGAATTTATGGATGAAAACTCCAAAGCTCTTAAAAAATTAAAAGAGATGAATATAGAGATAAAAGATTTTCCTAAAGAGATTATAGAGAGAGCTAAAAAAGCTCTTGTAGAAGTTGTTGAAGAGCAGAGCAAAAAGAGTAGTGATTTTAAACGTGTATTTGACTCTATGGAAAGTTACTATAAACAAATTAAACCTTGGAGTGATATAAGCGAAAGTAAATACCTATCGATTAGATAA
- the hisB gene encoding imidazoleglycerol-phosphate dehydratase HisB, whose amino-acid sequence MIEIKRTTKETDIFLKLDINGNGKSEIDTGVGFFNHMLESFSKHSQIDLFVECKGDTHVDDHHTVEDIGIVLGQAINRAIYPIKEVERFSNTVIVMDEAAVSCAMDLSNRPFLVYEIDCDGKIGTFDVELAEEFFRALTFNAALSVHLVKERGKNRHHIIEAAFKAYAVALRRALAPNVKAGVPSTKGVL is encoded by the coding sequence ATGATTGAGATAAAACGAACAACAAAAGAGACAGATATTTTTTTAAAGTTAGATATAAATGGAAATGGTAAGTCTGAGATAGATACAGGGGTTGGTTTTTTTAACCATATGCTTGAGAGTTTTTCAAAGCATTCTCAGATAGATCTTTTTGTTGAGTGTAAAGGTGATACTCATGTTGATGATCATCATACAGTAGAAGACATAGGTATTGTACTTGGGCAGGCTATAAATAGAGCTATATATCCAATTAAAGAGGTTGAGCGTTTTTCCAATACTGTTATTGTAATGGATGAAGCAGCAGTCAGTTGTGCTATGGATTTGAGCAACAGACCATTTTTGGTTTATGAAATTGATTGTGATGGAAAAATAGGTACATTTGATGTAGAGCTTGCAGAAGAGTTTTTTAGAGCATTGACTTTTAATGCAGCACTCAGTGTACATCTTGTAAAAGAGCGGGGTAAAAATCGCCATCATATTATAGAAGCAGCATTTAAAGCATATGCTGTTGCGTTAAGACGGGCATTGGCTCCTAATGTAAAAGCAGGTGTGCCAAGTACAAAAGGTGTGTTATGA
- the yihA gene encoding ribosome biogenesis GTP-binding protein YihA/YsxC — protein MPVRIVDASFVTSASKLDEAPPEGIGEVAFLGRSNVGKSSLLNSLTHRKSLAKSSSTPGKTRLINYFEVIYKDDENEEKYTLHFVDLPGFGYAKVSKSMKYEWQKSLNEFIKKRRTIRLFIHLRDARHPDEPIDEAVKEYINGFIGPDQCYIEVFTKSDKLKQKDIAKIRAKNPNALLVSNLKKRGIERLEELIFDIVIRGESCL, from the coding sequence ATGCCAGTAAGAATCGTTGATGCATCGTTTGTCACTTCGGCAAGCAAGTTGGATGAAGCTCCTCCTGAGGGGATAGGTGAAGTTGCCTTTTTGGGGCGAAGTAATGTTGGAAAGAGTTCACTGTTAAATTCTCTGACACATAGAAAGAGTCTTGCAAAAAGCTCTTCCACTCCAGGTAAAACAAGACTAATTAACTACTTTGAAGTCATCTATAAAGATGATGAGAATGAAGAAAAATATACTTTGCATTTTGTTGATTTACCTGGTTTTGGATATGCAAAAGTTTCAAAGAGTATGAAGTATGAGTGGCAAAAAAGTTTAAATGAGTTTATTAAAAAGCGTCGTACTATCAGACTTTTTATACATCTTCGTGATGCAAGGCATCCAGATGAACCGATTGATGAAGCAGTAAAAGAGTATATTAATGGGTTTATAGGTCCTGATCAGTGTTACATAGAAGTGTTTACCAAGTCTGATAAACTTAAGCAAAAAGATATTGCAAAGATTCGTGCTAAAAATCCAAATGCTCTTTTGGTGTCTAACTTGAAAAAAAGAGGAATAGAACGATTAGAAGAGTTGATTTTTGATATTGTTATAAGAGGAGAGTCGTGCCTGTAA
- the queC gene encoding 7-cyano-7-deazaguanine synthase QueC has protein sequence MKKAVVILSGGMDSTTAAYIAKSEGYEIVALHFDYRQRTQKREHEAFDAICNSLKVVNRYVIDLPFFEHIGASALTDESIDVPTGGIEAGVPVTYVPFRNGIFLSIAAAVAEKEGAEALYIGVVEEDSSGYPDCRENFIDAIERAIDLGTKDDTKIAIKTPLVHLKKEDIVKTAIEYGVPLELTWSCYKNEDEACGVCDSCRLRLKGFEKAGLKDPIPYKVN, from the coding sequence ATGAAAAAAGCGGTAGTCATTTTAAGTGGAGGGATGGATTCTACAACAGCAGCTTATATAGCAAAGTCAGAAGGTTATGAGATAGTAGCTTTGCATTTTGATTATAGGCAACGTACACAAAAAAGAGAGCATGAAGCTTTTGATGCCATTTGTAATTCTCTTAAAGTTGTAAATAGATATGTAATAGATTTGCCTTTTTTTGAGCATATTGGTGCATCAGCTTTGACAGATGAGAGTATAGATGTTCCAACAGGTGGAATAGAAGCAGGCGTACCTGTTACATATGTACCATTTCGTAATGGTATTTTTTTAAGTATTGCTGCTGCGGTTGCAGAGAAAGAGGGTGCTGAAGCACTATATATAGGAGTTGTTGAAGAAGATAGCAGTGGTTATCCTGATTGTCGGGAAAATTTTATAGATGCAATAGAAAGAGCTATTGATTTAGGTACAAAAGATGATACAAAAATAGCTATTAAAACACCACTTGTACATCTGAAAAAAGAGGATATAGTTAAAACAGCCATAGAGTATGGAGTACCGCTTGAACTTACTTGGAGCTGCTATAAGAACGAAGATGAAGCATGTGGAGTTTGCGACAGTTGCCGTTTACGTCTCAAAGGCTTTGAAAAGGCTGGGCTGAAAGATCCTATTCCTTATAAGGTAAACTAA
- a CDS encoding KdsC family phosphatase, giving the protein MIELVVLDIDGCMTDGKIIYTASGDELKAFNVKDGFAIVQWIRMGKKAAIITGRNSTIVARRAKELGIEHCYQGVKDKLATLTSLCESLQISFENVAAIGDDLNDARLLKSVGISFTPADAMHYVTEIADVVLSKKGGDGAVREMIELLIKQEGLQEEYLSRWL; this is encoded by the coding sequence ATGATTGAATTGGTAGTTTTAGATATTGACGGTTGTATGACTGATGGAAAAATCATATATACAGCATCAGGTGATGAGTTAAAAGCATTTAATGTCAAAGATGGGTTTGCTATTGTTCAGTGGATTCGTATGGGGAAAAAAGCTGCCATTATAACAGGAAGAAACTCTACAATTGTAGCCAGGCGTGCAAAAGAGTTGGGAATAGAGCACTGTTATCAAGGAGTTAAAGATAAATTAGCTACACTTACATCTTTATGTGAGTCATTGCAAATATCTTTTGAGAATGTTGCAGCTATTGGTGATGATTTGAATGATGCAAGACTTCTTAAATCTGTAGGAATCTCTTTTACTCCGGCAGATGCTATGCATTATGTAACAGAGATAGCAGATGTAGTTTTAAGTAAGAAAGGCGGAGATGGGGCTGTCCGTGAAATGATTGAACTACTTATTAAACAAGAAGGTTTGCAAGAGGAGTATCTTTCACGGTGGCTTTAA